One window of Candidatus Mycobacterium wuenschmannii genomic DNA carries:
- a CDS encoding MCE family protein: protein MSAPWPPIPRRIARLALAAVLVAVLASVLIVARPGRRPPLVVTAQFASSIGLYPGDEVKIAGIPVGSVVSITPRAEATTIVLSIDPTVRVPAEAQAILIDPNLVSARFIELAPLYTSGPTLASGAVIPQSRTATPVEWDQVKDELTKLATQLGPQAGSLQGPLTRVVNQAADTFDGQGESFRTAVHELARTAGRLGDDRTDLLGTIKNLHIVVDALSASNTQIVQFSNHVAAVSQVLADSTADLNTTLGTLNHALGDVRNFLRDNNDALIGQVDRLSEFTTLLNDHSDDLQQVLHIAPHGLANFYNIYNPAQASLSGILTLPNLANPVQFICGSFDGGGGTDNIKRAEICRERMAPVLKRLTMNYPPILFHPINAINAYKGQTIYDTPQTQEKAQTPISQLQWIPAPGVTPPHIAPDAP from the coding sequence ATGAGCGCGCCATGGCCGCCGATCCCGCGGCGCATCGCGCGCCTGGCGCTGGCGGCCGTGTTGGTCGCCGTTCTCGCCAGTGTGCTGATCGTGGCCCGTCCCGGCCGACGCCCGCCGCTGGTAGTGACTGCACAATTCGCCTCCTCGATCGGGCTCTACCCCGGTGATGAGGTGAAAATCGCCGGAATACCCGTGGGCTCGGTCGTCTCCATCACCCCCCGCGCCGAGGCCACCACCATCGTCTTGTCGATCGACCCCACCGTGCGGGTGCCCGCCGAGGCCCAGGCCATCCTCATCGACCCCAACCTGGTCTCGGCACGCTTCATCGAACTGGCACCCCTCTACACAAGCGGACCCACCCTGGCCTCAGGAGCGGTCATCCCGCAGTCCCGCACCGCGACCCCGGTCGAGTGGGACCAGGTCAAAGACGAACTGACCAAGCTCGCCACCCAACTCGGTCCACAAGCAGGATCGCTGCAAGGACCGCTGACCCGGGTGGTCAATCAGGCCGCAGACACCTTCGACGGCCAAGGCGAATCATTTCGCACCGCCGTGCACGAACTCGCGCGCACCGCCGGGCGCCTCGGTGATGACCGCACCGACCTGCTCGGCACCATCAAAAACCTGCACATCGTCGTTGATGCGCTGTCGGCCAGCAACACACAAATTGTGCAATTCTCCAACCACGTCGCCGCGGTGTCCCAGGTGCTCGCCGACAGCACCGCAGACCTCAACACCACCCTCGGGACCCTCAACCACGCACTTGGTGATGTCCGAAACTTCCTGCGTGACAACAACGACGCACTGATCGGGCAGGTCGACCGACTCAGCGAGTTCACCACCTTACTCAACGACCACAGCGACGACCTGCAGCAGGTTCTGCACATCGCCCCGCACGGGCTGGCCAACTTCTACAACATCTACAACCCCGCCCAAGCGTCCCTGTCAGGCATCTTGACGCTGCCCAACCTCGCCAACCCCGTGCAGTTCATCTGCGGAAGCTTCGACGGGGGCGGGGGAACTGACAACATCAAGCGCGCCGAAATCTGCCGCGAACGCATGGCGCCGGTCCTCAAACGGCTGACCATGAACTATCCGCCGATCCTGTTTCACCCCATCAACGCCATCAACGCCTACAAGGGCCAAACCATCTACGACACCCCCCAAACCCAGGAGAAAGCCCAAACCCCGATCTCGCAGCTGCAGTGGATACCAGCTCCCGGCGTCACACCACCCCACATCGCCCCCGACGCCCCCTGA
- a CDS encoding MCE family protein: protein MPANSPQPRGPLRTGLLGIVLVTCLVLVSAGYTTLPFYPQGRPYTAYFANAAGLSVGDDVQIYGFPVGKVTALRLCATGAQVEFTVTRGIAVGDQTLAAIRTDTVLGQRALSVAPAGSGTATSIPLSRTTTPYTLSGALQDIGRSATDIDQPRFARALQVLTDALHDATPPLHNALTGLAALSHSINARDRQVDDLLHAAHTVSGVLAHRAGQLDQIINDGDDLFAALHARQQALATLIGGIDDVARQISGFVADNRVEFGPALTKLNLVLDNLNAHREHLDAALTRLPAFSTTLAEVVGSGPGFDANIYGVPPPNISALLLDTIFQPGKLPASLHDYLAGLVSERARIRPQTP, encoded by the coding sequence ATGCCCGCAAATAGTCCCCAACCCCGCGGACCGCTGCGCACCGGGCTGCTGGGCATCGTGCTCGTCACCTGCCTGGTGTTGGTCAGCGCGGGCTACACGACGCTGCCGTTCTATCCCCAGGGCCGCCCCTACACCGCCTATTTCGCCAATGCCGCCGGACTGTCCGTCGGCGACGACGTGCAGATCTACGGCTTCCCCGTGGGCAAAGTCACTGCGCTGCGGTTGTGCGCCACCGGCGCCCAAGTCGAATTCACCGTAACCCGCGGCATCGCAGTCGGCGACCAAACACTCGCCGCGATCAGAACCGACACAGTACTTGGCCAACGAGCGCTGTCGGTAGCCCCGGCCGGCTCTGGAACCGCGACATCAATCCCGTTGAGCCGCACCACAACCCCCTACACGCTATCTGGAGCACTGCAAGACATCGGCCGCTCGGCCACCGACATCGACCAGCCGCGGTTCGCCCGCGCCCTGCAGGTGCTCACCGACGCCCTGCACGACGCCACACCGCCGCTGCACAACGCGTTGACCGGGCTGGCGGCGCTATCGCACAGCATCAACGCCCGCGACCGGCAAGTCGATGACCTGCTGCACGCCGCACACACGGTGTCGGGGGTACTGGCCCACCGCGCCGGCCAACTCGACCAGATCATCAACGACGGCGACGACTTGTTCGCCGCACTGCACGCCCGCCAGCAAGCCCTCGCCACCCTGATCGGCGGGATCGACGACGTTGCCCGCCAGATCTCGGGATTCGTCGCCGACAACCGCGTCGAGTTCGGGCCCGCATTGACCAAACTCAACCTGGTCCTTGACAATCTCAACGCCCACCGCGAGCACCTCGATGCCGCCCTGACCCGGCTGCCCGCGTTCTCCACGACGCTGGCCGAAGTTGTCGGATCCGGGCCGGGATTCGACGCCAACATTTACGGTGTTCCCCCGCCCAACATCTCGGCACTGTTGTTAGACACCATCTTTCAGCCCGGCAAGCTTCCGGCCAGCCTGCATGACTACCTCGCCGGGCTGGTCTCAGAGCGCGCCCGGATCAGGCCGCAGACACCATGA
- a CDS encoding MCE family protein has protein sequence MVLVLAGLVVIFGQFRFASTTTYHADFTNISRLKAGQDVRIAGVPVGSVSDVGINGDHVTVAFTVDKRYQLYTSTRAVIRYQDLVGNRYLEITSGPGELLKMPPGATIARSHTQPALDLDALLGGLRPVLKGLDGHKINEISNAILELLDGKGGALADILSSTGAFTQNLAARDHLIGEAITNLDTVLRTVDDKGTQLDTSIDQLQHLVHTLAAGREPIAAALEPLASAETDLTDMLTHSRRPLRGIIEHARPLAGALDDHKDDVNHIIEPLAENYLRLSALGSYGAFFNIYSCSLKIKMNGPAGSDIYLPLGGPSDMATSRCADARK, from the coding sequence ATGGTGTTGGTGCTCGCCGGGCTCGTCGTCATCTTCGGCCAGTTCCGGTTCGCCTCCACCACCACCTACCACGCCGACTTCACCAACATCTCCCGACTCAAAGCCGGCCAAGACGTCCGCATCGCCGGTGTTCCGGTCGGGTCGGTCTCCGACGTGGGGATCAACGGTGACCACGTCACCGTCGCCTTCACGGTAGACAAGCGCTACCAGCTCTACACCTCCACTCGCGCCGTCATCCGCTACCAGGACCTCGTCGGCAACCGCTACCTCGAGATCACCTCAGGGCCCGGCGAATTGCTGAAAATGCCGCCCGGAGCCACCATCGCGCGATCCCACACCCAGCCCGCCCTGGACCTCGACGCGCTGCTCGGCGGTCTGCGACCGGTCCTCAAAGGCCTCGATGGACACAAGATCAACGAGATCAGTAACGCGATCCTGGAACTGCTCGACGGCAAGGGCGGCGCACTGGCCGACATTTTGTCCAGCACCGGCGCGTTCACCCAGAACCTGGCGGCCCGCGACCACCTCATCGGTGAGGCCATCACCAACCTCGACACCGTGCTGCGCACCGTCGACGACAAAGGCACCCAACTCGACACCAGCATCGATCAGCTGCAGCACCTCGTGCACACCCTGGCCGCCGGGCGCGAACCGATCGCCGCAGCACTCGAGCCTCTGGCGTCGGCCGAAACCGACCTCACCGACATGCTGACTCACTCTCGACGCCCTTTGCGCGGCATCATCGAACACGCCCGCCCCCTGGCTGGCGCACTCGACGACCACAAAGATGACGTCAACCACATCATTGAGCCGCTCGCCGAAAACTACCTACGCCTCAGCGCCCTGGGCTCCTACGGCGCGTTCTTCAACATCTATAGCTGCTCGTTGAAAATCAAGATGAACGGCCCGGCGGGCAGCGACATTTACCTTCCGCTCGGTGGGCCCTCCGACATGGCAACCAGCAGGTGCGCCGATGCCCGCAAATAG
- a CDS encoding MCE family protein: MRSRRPTIVRLAAAAMAAAIAAVTAITYLAYTSAFTPTDTVTVDAARAGLVMERDAKVKYLGVHVGRVAAIAYDQGRARLTLAIRRDQMGYIPANAAVRIAGNTVFGAKSVEFLAPEHPSTDTLAPGSRIAASSVAVEVNTLFQTLVDTLHKIDPTELNATLTAAGQGLRDNGNNLGAAMADLDTYLSTINPKLPALQRVTQKTAAVADIYASAAPHLVTVVDNIPALSNTVVSQRDNLKATLLSAIGLADNGYLTLQPAADDYIATINRLRAPLKVLGDYSPEYGCLVTALSSANQKFGPYLGGYVPGISLTANFMLGQPAYTYPESLPIVNASGGPNCRGLPDLPSKQYGGSWFHSPFLVTDNAYVPYQPNTELSIDAPSTLQFLFHGAYAERDDY; the protein is encoded by the coding sequence GTGCGCAGCCGTCGTCCAACGATCGTCCGTCTCGCCGCGGCGGCGATGGCGGCAGCGATCGCCGCTGTGACCGCGATAACGTACCTGGCCTACACCTCCGCCTTCACCCCCACTGACACCGTCACGGTGGATGCCGCGCGCGCCGGGCTGGTCATGGAGCGCGACGCCAAAGTCAAATACCTCGGCGTCCACGTCGGGCGCGTCGCCGCGATCGCCTACGACCAGGGCCGCGCACGGCTGACGCTGGCCATCCGCCGCGACCAGATGGGCTACATCCCCGCCAACGCAGCGGTGCGCATCGCCGGCAACACCGTGTTCGGCGCCAAAAGCGTGGAATTCCTTGCCCCCGAGCATCCCTCCACCGACACCTTGGCGCCCGGCAGCCGGATCGCGGCGTCGTCGGTGGCGGTGGAGGTGAACACCCTGTTTCAGACGCTGGTCGACACCCTGCACAAGATCGACCCCACCGAACTCAACGCCACGCTGACCGCAGCCGGACAGGGGTTACGCGACAACGGAAACAATCTGGGTGCCGCCATGGCAGACCTGGACACCTACCTGTCGACGATCAACCCGAAACTACCAGCGCTGCAACGGGTCACGCAGAAAACCGCGGCCGTGGCCGACATTTACGCTAGCGCCGCACCCCACCTCGTCACCGTCGTGGACAACATCCCCGCCCTCAGCAACACCGTTGTCAGTCAACGCGACAATCTCAAAGCCACCCTGTTGTCGGCGATCGGGCTCGCCGACAACGGTTACCTGACCCTGCAACCGGCCGCCGATGACTACATCGCCACGATCAATCGGCTACGCGCCCCGCTCAAAGTGCTCGGTGACTACTCACCCGAATACGGCTGCCTGGTAACAGCATTGAGTTCGGCCAACCAGAAGTTCGGGCCCTACCTGGGTGGCTACGTGCCCGGTATCTCCCTGACCGCGAACTTCATGCTCGGCCAGCCCGCCTACACCTATCCCGAGAGCCTGCCCATCGTCAACGCCTCCGGCGGACCCAACTGCCGAGGTCTGCCCGACCTGCCCAGCAAGCAGTACGGCGGATCCTGGTTCCACTCCCCCTTCCTCGTCACCGACAACGCCTACGTCCCCTATCAACCCAACACTGAACTATCCATCGACGCGCCCTCGACACTGCAATTCCTCTTTCACGGCGCCTACGCAGAACGCGACGACTACTGA
- a CDS encoding SDR family NAD(P)-dependent oxidoreductase produces MRLKEKVAIITGAGSGVGRATTLRFLQEGAKVVCADIEPEWLDQTVDLAGGDDESVTGVQCDVSQESEVSKLVEQCVYRFGQLDIMHNNAGITGLKPGATTAEFTDAEWQKLMQINISSVFYGAKYAVRQFKQQGGGGVILNTGSVAGMVGFGSVLYGATKGAVNQMTKGLAVEFAADGIRVNAICPAAMPLTNFSATPDKKFAPADQNLVDLVATIHPLGHIITAEDCAEAAVFLSCEEARNITGVLLPIDGGYVAK; encoded by the coding sequence ATGCGCCTCAAAGAGAAAGTCGCCATCATCACCGGCGCGGGCTCCGGAGTCGGACGCGCCACGACCCTTCGCTTCCTGCAGGAGGGAGCGAAGGTCGTGTGCGCCGACATCGAGCCTGAATGGCTCGACCAGACAGTGGACTTGGCGGGCGGCGACGACGAGTCGGTCACCGGCGTGCAGTGCGATGTCTCGCAGGAGTCCGAGGTGAGCAAGCTCGTCGAACAATGCGTCTACCGGTTCGGCCAGCTCGACATCATGCACAACAACGCCGGAATCACCGGCCTCAAACCCGGCGCCACCACCGCAGAATTCACCGACGCCGAGTGGCAGAAGTTGATGCAGATCAACATCAGCAGCGTGTTCTACGGCGCCAAATACGCTGTCCGGCAGTTCAAACAGCAAGGCGGCGGCGGCGTCATTCTCAACACCGGATCGGTGGCCGGCATGGTCGGATTCGGCAGCGTGCTCTACGGCGCCACCAAAGGTGCGGTCAACCAGATGACCAAGGGTCTGGCCGTCGAATTCGCCGCCGACGGCATCCGGGTCAACGCCATCTGCCCCGCAGCAATGCCCTTGACCAACTTCTCGGCCACCCCCGACAAAAAGTTCGCGCCCGCCGATCAGAACCTGGTCGATTTAGTCGCCACCATCCATCCGCTGGGCCACATCATCACCGCCGAAGACTGCGCCGAGGCAGCGGTGTTCCTGTCCTGTGAGGAGGCCCGCAACATCACCGGTGTCCTGCTGCCCATCGACGGAGGATACGTCGCCAAGTAG
- a CDS encoding MmgE/PrpD family protein, whose product MTDTLEQSKQEYLESKAATEPAKRRAQNVAEWVQRLDYKDIDSATTEFTKALLLKTVAGMLAGCREPAARILTTYYAEQGGTPEAGVVGGGYRTTVANAAFTNATFAHSSELEDNEMPNFTSAYWVLPGLFPLAQKQTASGKDLITAAVTAWEVASRYNSAGPGEALMSTHICPPTWFGPLGVAAGAAKLLKLDADRTEHAITMAGSWACGLGQAGCDTHFIESGHTAQMGVQSALLARLGATAELGVIDIKNGLYAPLVANNAIDLSIIDTDLGVAPYRINRACIKKYSACTYAHTSIDALGLIMAEHNLSYDDIESVTSRQGVIGNLAVGITPNPVDLQGSRFSVHYLLAEVMLKGKITDQTFEDLSALDDPRYREAMNKVISTGDHEDFGVHAPGAEVFVTTTSGKTFSQRLDGWLGSPEAPLTTEQIRQVCRPYLETTLGPDAADRVEQLVLTLDTQRDITELMDILTFPHGHRR is encoded by the coding sequence ATGACTGACACGCTGGAACAATCCAAGCAGGAATACCTCGAGAGCAAGGCCGCAACCGAACCCGCCAAGCGCCGCGCACAGAACGTCGCCGAATGGGTGCAGCGCCTCGACTACAAAGACATCGACTCCGCGACAACAGAATTCACCAAGGCTCTGTTGCTCAAGACTGTCGCCGGCATGCTGGCCGGCTGCCGCGAACCCGCCGCACGGATCCTGACCACCTACTACGCCGAGCAGGGCGGCACCCCCGAGGCCGGTGTCGTGGGCGGCGGGTATCGCACCACCGTGGCCAACGCGGCGTTCACCAACGCCACCTTCGCGCACTCCTCAGAGCTCGAAGACAACGAGATGCCCAACTTCACCAGCGCCTACTGGGTGCTGCCGGGGCTGTTCCCGCTGGCCCAAAAGCAAACGGCCAGCGGCAAAGACCTCATCACCGCCGCCGTGACCGCCTGGGAGGTGGCCTCGCGCTACAACTCAGCCGGACCCGGCGAAGCGTTGATGTCGACCCACATCTGCCCTCCCACCTGGTTCGGTCCACTCGGTGTGGCGGCCGGAGCGGCCAAGCTGCTCAAACTCGACGCCGACCGCACCGAGCACGCCATCACCATGGCCGGATCGTGGGCCTGCGGCCTAGGACAGGCCGGCTGTGACACCCATTTCATCGAATCCGGGCACACCGCCCAGATGGGTGTGCAGTCCGCGCTCCTGGCCCGGCTCGGGGCCACCGCCGAACTCGGCGTGATCGACATCAAGAACGGTCTCTACGCACCCCTGGTCGCCAACAACGCGATCGACCTGTCGATCATCGACACCGACCTTGGGGTGGCGCCGTACCGGATCAACCGGGCCTGCATCAAGAAGTACTCGGCTTGCACCTACGCCCACACCTCAATCGATGCGCTCGGGCTGATCATGGCCGAGCACAACCTGAGCTATGACGACATCGAGTCGGTCACCAGCCGACAAGGCGTGATCGGCAACCTCGCGGTCGGCATCACCCCGAACCCGGTCGATCTGCAGGGCTCCCGATTCAGCGTGCACTACCTGCTGGCCGAGGTGATGCTCAAAGGCAAAATCACCGACCAGACCTTCGAAGACCTGTCCGCACTGGATGATCCGCGCTACCGCGAGGCGATGAACAAAGTCATCTCCACCGGCGACCACGAAGATTTCGGTGTCCATGCACCCGGCGCGGAGGTATTTGTCACAACCACCTCGGGCAAAACGTTTTCCCAGCGGCTCGACGGCTGGCTGGGCAGCCCCGAAGCGCCGCTGACCACCGAACAGATCCGCCAGGTCTGCCGGCCCTACCTGGAAACAACGCTGGGCCCCGATGCCGCGGACCGCGTCGAGCAACTCGTTCTGACTCTCGACACCCAACGCGACATCACCGAACTGATGGACATCCTCACCTTCCCGCACGGACACCGGCGCTAA
- a CDS encoding carboxymuconolactone decarboxylase family protein — translation MTTTHSVEDTSRYDTAAAVLDDMFGPSWRDKQRATGMKAVDDFQRIAVEHCYTDVWARNTLDRKTRSVACLSILATLGTWDEFKLHVEAALANGWTHEEVMEIVLHLVPYIGVPKSIKALRTAGETFQELFTRDAATS, via the coding sequence ATGACCACCACTCACAGCGTCGAAGACACCTCGCGTTACGACACCGCCGCCGCCGTCCTTGATGACATGTTCGGCCCGTCGTGGCGCGACAAACAACGCGCCACCGGCATGAAAGCCGTCGATGACTTTCAACGCATCGCCGTCGAGCACTGCTACACCGACGTGTGGGCTCGAAACACGTTGGACCGCAAGACCCGCAGTGTGGCCTGCCTGTCGATCCTGGCAACCCTGGGCACCTGGGACGAATTCAAACTGCACGTCGAAGCCGCGCTGGCCAACGGCTGGACCCACGAAGAAGTCATGGAGATCGTGCTGCACCTCGTTCCCTACATCGGGGTGCCCAAATCGATCAAAGCGCTGCGCACCGCCGGTGAAACCTTCCAGGAACTGTTCACCCGCGACGCCGCCACAAGCTGA
- a CDS encoding cytochrome P450, which yields MLANTAFTLDPARLKELFDLRSDVYEMRGGSFEGDPYPAFNTLRESGPVHPGTPGELAGYHGPAFFSGLPFEDRPHFTAFDYATCSQVIQDPDTFPASQHEPGTPEYESQAMLLFMDGKRHRRLRSLVRNAFTPKRSGWWLDNWVHDIIDALFALIADKGHADLNVEFFAPIPLLTICSSFGVSVEEALQVRAAIVSDTAGITAISEIVKPIVAARRHNARDDLVSMLVNEEFEDEDGTRHRLSDDEVQLFSLLLLAAGSGTTWKQLGITMLTLLQRPRWLARITADPDWIRPFLEETLRWMPTDPAFARFASQDTTLGGVAIPRGAVVHACFAAANRDPARWDSPDDFLPGRPIQTNLAFGRGTHVCLGQHVARAEICTAIKVLTQRLPGLRLDDRAETPRIIGMYERGPTSVPVRWDLPR from the coding sequence ATGTTGGCCAACACGGCATTCACCCTCGATCCGGCCCGACTCAAAGAACTGTTCGACCTGCGCAGTGACGTCTATGAGATGCGCGGCGGATCGTTCGAAGGCGACCCCTATCCCGCATTCAACACTCTGCGCGAGTCCGGGCCGGTGCACCCGGGCACACCCGGCGAACTAGCCGGCTATCACGGTCCGGCGTTCTTCTCCGGGCTGCCCTTCGAAGACCGCCCCCACTTCACCGCCTTCGACTACGCCACCTGCAGTCAGGTGATCCAGGACCCCGACACCTTCCCAGCGTCCCAGCACGAACCGGGCACACCGGAATACGAAAGCCAGGCGATGCTGCTGTTCATGGACGGCAAACGGCACCGCCGCCTGCGGTCACTGGTCCGAAACGCGTTCACCCCCAAGCGATCCGGGTGGTGGCTCGACAACTGGGTACACGACATCATCGACGCCCTGTTCGCGCTGATCGCCGACAAAGGCCATGCCGACCTTAACGTCGAATTCTTCGCGCCTATCCCGCTGCTGACCATCTGCAGCAGCTTCGGGGTCAGCGTCGAAGAAGCCCTGCAGGTGCGCGCCGCGATCGTCTCCGACACCGCCGGCATCACCGCCATCTCCGAGATCGTCAAACCCATCGTCGCGGCGCGACGCCACAACGCGCGCGACGACCTGGTCAGCATGCTGGTCAACGAGGAATTCGAAGACGAAGACGGCACCCGCCACCGGCTCTCCGACGACGAAGTGCAACTGTTCTCTCTGCTGCTGCTCGCGGCCGGATCAGGCACCACCTGGAAACAACTGGGCATCACCATGCTCACGCTGCTGCAGCGGCCCCGCTGGCTGGCCCGCATCACCGCCGACCCCGACTGGATCCGCCCGTTTCTGGAGGAAACGCTGCGCTGGATGCCCACCGATCCCGCCTTCGCGCGATTCGCCAGCCAAGACACCACGCTGGGCGGCGTGGCGATCCCCAGGGGCGCGGTCGTGCACGCCTGCTTCGCCGCCGCCAACCGCGACCCCGCGCGCTGGGACAGTCCCGACGACTTCCTTCCCGGCCGGCCCATCCAAACCAACCTCGCGTTCGGCCGCGGCACCCACGTCTGCTTAGGCCAGCATGTCGCGCGCGCCGAAATCTGCACCGCCATCAAAGTTTTAACCCAACGCCTGCCCGGACTACGTCTCGATGACCGCGCGGAAACCCCCCGCATCATCGGCATGTATGAACGCGGCCCCACCAGCGTGCCCGTGCGCTGGGACCTTCCCCGCTAA
- a CDS encoding nitroreductase family deazaflavin-dependent oxidoreductase, producing MTHDAPPPSLDLTLFGDEHIRQYQDTDGEVGYLWNGVPTLILTTTGRKTGQPRDSALICAADGDDHIVIASQGGAPSHPHWYHNLRADPHVRVQVKADRFDARARVAEGTERQRLWDLAAATWPSYNTYQNRTERVIPVVVLERA from the coding sequence GTGACCCACGATGCCCCCCCGCCGAGTCTGGACCTGACACTGTTCGGCGACGAACACATCCGCCAATACCAGGACACTGACGGCGAGGTCGGCTACCTCTGGAACGGGGTGCCCACACTCATCCTGACCACCACCGGCCGCAAAACTGGCCAGCCGCGCGACAGCGCCCTGATCTGTGCCGCTGACGGCGATGACCACATCGTGATCGCCTCCCAAGGCGGGGCACCCAGCCACCCGCACTGGTATCACAACCTGCGCGCCGACCCGCACGTGCGCGTGCAGGTCAAAGCCGACCGATTCGATGCGCGCGCCCGCGTCGCCGAGGGCACCGAACGACAGCGACTGTGGGATCTGGCCGCCGCGACCTGGCCCAGCTACAACACCTACCAGAACCGCACCGAGCGTGTAATCCCCGTCGTCGTGCTCGAAAGGGCCTGA
- a CDS encoding aldehyde dehydrogenase family protein, translated as MGSWYASEHLVIGGRQVPGEGAPLPVENPATEEVFTTAPTVSAAQVETAIASARRSFDTGVWASQSRSARLATLASMAQWLADHRDTLVETAVREVGAVRSLARLAQVDMAIDQARQLPELFATLPEWEHNEMPVDALVTSKDVLLSIRSYEPVGVVAAISPYNFPLQTNVWKVFSALATGCSVILRPSPLTPLTALAMGEAGLAAGLPDGVLNIVVEEGTAAATQLTSDPRVDCVSFTGSTSVGRQIAAQAAPTVKKMVLELGGKSVQLYLPDGLDKLGTGALTVFASHSGQACTAQTRVLVPHDSLDAALDTITSVLPFLPVGDPDDEKTMIGPVISAAQRERIEDLIAAGVKAGGDVVTGGKRPLGLQRGYYLEPTVLRIADNANPVAQQEVFGPVLTVQGYRDIDDAVAIANDSDYGLGGGVYTADLPAGLGVARRIRSGTVQVNRSAASAYTPTGGVKQSGVGRERGVAGLREYQDIKHLVVGP; from the coding sequence ATGGGGTCGTGGTACGCATCGGAGCACCTGGTCATCGGAGGACGCCAGGTGCCGGGCGAGGGTGCACCGCTGCCGGTGGAAAACCCGGCCACCGAGGAGGTGTTCACGACCGCGCCCACGGTCAGCGCGGCCCAGGTCGAAACGGCCATCGCCAGCGCCCGCCGATCCTTTGACACCGGGGTGTGGGCCTCTCAATCCCGCAGTGCGCGGCTGGCGACGCTGGCCTCGATGGCCCAGTGGCTGGCCGATCACCGCGACACGTTGGTCGAGACCGCGGTTCGCGAGGTTGGTGCGGTGCGCTCGCTGGCACGGCTGGCTCAGGTGGACATGGCGATCGACCAAGCCCGCCAGCTACCTGAGCTGTTCGCAACCCTGCCGGAGTGGGAGCACAACGAGATGCCGGTGGACGCGCTGGTCACCAGCAAAGACGTCCTGCTCAGCATCCGTAGCTACGAGCCGGTCGGCGTGGTCGCCGCGATCAGTCCCTATAACTTTCCGCTGCAGACCAACGTCTGGAAAGTGTTCTCCGCGTTGGCAACCGGATGTTCGGTCATCCTGCGACCCAGCCCCCTGACCCCGCTGACCGCGCTGGCCATGGGCGAGGCCGGGCTGGCTGCCGGACTGCCCGACGGGGTCCTCAACATCGTCGTCGAAGAAGGCACGGCAGCGGCCACCCAGCTGACCAGCGATCCGCGGGTGGACTGCGTGTCGTTCACCGGCTCGACGTCGGTGGGCCGCCAAATCGCCGCGCAGGCGGCGCCCACCGTGAAAAAGATGGTGCTTGAGTTGGGCGGCAAATCGGTGCAGCTGTATCTGCCCGACGGGCTCGACAAGCTGGGAACCGGGGCGCTAACCGTATTCGCCTCGCATTCTGGGCAGGCGTGCACCGCGCAGACCCGCGTGCTGGTACCCCACGACAGTCTCGATGCCGCGCTGGACACCATCACCTCGGTGCTTCCGTTCCTGCCGGTTGGTGATCCCGACGACGAGAAGACCATGATCGGTCCAGTCATCAGCGCCGCGCAGCGTGAGCGCATCGAAGACCTCATCGCCGCCGGCGTTAAGGCCGGCGGCGATGTCGTTACCGGCGGCAAACGGCCGCTGGGCCTGCAACGCGGCTACTACCTCGAGCCCACCGTGCTGCGCATCGCCGACAACGCCAATCCCGTTGCCCAGCAAGAGGTCTTCGGTCCAGTCCTGACCGTGCAGGGCTACCGCGACATCGACGACGCCGTCGCGATCGCCAACGACTCCGACTACGGCCTGGGCGGGGGCGTCTACACCGCCGACCTGCCCGCCGGCTTAGGAGTCGCGCGGCGCATCCGCTCGGGCACCGTACAGGTCAACCGCTCCGCGGCCTCGGCCTACACCCCCACCGGCGGTGTCAAGCAAAGCGGAGTCGGCCGCGAACGCGGCGTCGCCGGGCTACGCGAGTACCAGGACATCAAACACCTCGTGGTCGGACCGTGA